A portion of the Amyelois transitella isolate CPQ chromosome 2, ilAmyTran1.1, whole genome shotgun sequence genome contains these proteins:
- the LOC106136882 gene encoding type II inositol 1,4,5-trisphosphate 5-phosphatase: MNQEDIKNVVQEKFLSSEKVTAFLCDAKLHCETVKKDRILVIVEYGDEKAVFCLFTSCHPPKSFTDLSIEVVLPIDNTFKCEIDNKPSDPEAVLYLNLQSRNSKFKFEIDMTPRVDNFVDDLFRGIEAVSKMPTQPEFVWLKKYSGKNEEDAVAQMVLPRSGVAHTQGAAPVAIRESLIKRKMSDKELDYTFTKKFTVFCGTWNVNDKSPVIPLEGWLNVDKEPPDIYAVGFQELDLSKETFLFDQTFREDEWYNAVVNYVGKRAKYVKVEKVRLVGMMLIVLIKQKHMSHVRNIVCDTVGTGIMGKMGNKGGVSIRFDLHSTSMCFVNSHLAAHVEEFERRNQDFRDICNRTRFLQPNQQSKGIKDHDQIYWLGDLNYRITELDPTTVKKMVNDSNFGAVLEWDQLKQQHKNNFVFAGYSEGTITFKPTYKYDPGTDNWDSSEKNRAPAWCDRIFWRGDGITQLDYRSHPALNISDHKPVSAIFRSTVKVIDEEKYRKVYEDVIKQLDKMENELIPQVKVDVTEIDFGTVRYLELQVRTITIKNIGKLPVEFEFIKKLDETSFCKEWLIVEPYKKCICAEESCEIQLKVLINKTSACKINAGIDKLYDILVLHLYGGKDIFITIYGTYQRSCFGCSIEVLVNLNMPIREVAVGKLIELENKRDQTVSNQSTYSIPKEIWFLVDHIYLHGLKEPNLFEQPGLHSEVLQIRDWLDTGSVEPIPGSIHSVAEALLLLLESTADPIIPYNLQSVCLRASSNYLQCKQIVMELPEFRKNVFLYLCEFLQEALQHSAENGLDAKTLSTLFGEIFLRDNPNQVQEPQTRINKQVIDKKKAQFVHHFLINDHSDLIFTR, encoded by the coding sequence ATGAATCAGgaagatattaaaaatgtagtcCAGGAAAAATTCCTATCAAGTGAAAAAGTTACGGCTTTCCTGTGCGATGCTAAGTTACATTGTGAGACTGTGAAGAAAGATAGGATCCTGGTTATCGTGGAGTATGGAGACGAAAAAgcagtattttgtttgttcacATCATGTCACCCACCTAAATCCTTCACCGACTTATCTATAGAAGTAGTTTTACCCATCGATAACACCTTCAAATGTGAAATCGATAACAAGCCATCAGACCCAGAGGCGGTCTTGTACCTGAACTTACAATCCCgtaattctaaatttaagtttGAAATTGATATGACTCCGCGTGTAGACAACTTTGTTGACGATTTATTTAGAGGTATAGAAGCGGTGAGTAAAATGCCAACACAACCAGAGTTTGTATGGCTGAAAAAGTATAGTGGTAAAAATGAGGAAGATGCAGTGGCCCAGATGGTTTTACCGCGAAGTGGTGTCGCTCATACACAAGGCGCTGCTCCCGTAGCAATCAGAGAGAGCCTCATCAAAAGGAAGATGAGTGACAAAGAGCTTGACTACACATTCACTAAGAAGTTTACAGTTTTCTGTGGTACATGGAATGTTAATGACAAATCCCCAGTGATCCCATTAGAGGGATGGTTAAATGTAGACAAGGAACCACCAGACATATACGCAGTTGGTTTTCAAGAGCTTGACTTGTCGAAAGAGACTTTTCTCTTTGATCAGACATTCAGGGAAGATGAATGGTACAATGCAGTTGTCAACTATGTGGGTAAGAGGGCCAAATATGTTAAGGTAGAGAAAGTAAGACTTGTTGGTATGATGCTAATTGTGCTCATCAAGCAGAAACACATGTCCCACGTCCGTAACATAGTCTGTGACACTGTAGGGACGGGCATAATGGGGAAAATGGGTAACAAAGGAGGAGTTTCCATCAGGTTTGACTTGCACAGCACATCTATGTGTTTTGTGAACTCCCACTTAGCTGCCCATGTGGAGGAGTTTGAAAGGAGAAACCAAGATTTCCGAGATATCTGCAATAGGACAAGATTCTTGCAACCTAATCAACAATCCAAAGGAATAAAAGACCATGACCAAATATACTGGCTGGGAGACCTGAACTATCGCATAACTGAACTGGACCCCACTACTGTTAAGAAAATGGTGAATGATAGCAATTTTGGAGCAGTTCTCGAGTGGGACCAGCTCAAGCAACAGCATAAGAACAACTTTGTATTTGCCGGCTATTCTGAGGGGACCATCACATTCAAACCCACCTATAAATATGATCCAGGTACTGACAACTGGGATTCCAGTGAAAAGAACAGAGCTCCAGCGTGGTGTGACAGGATATTTTGGAGAGGTGATGGTATCACACAGCTGGATTACAGGAGCCACCCAGCCCTGAATATAAGTGACCACAAACCAGTTTCAGCTATATTCAGATCAACTGTCAAAGTTATTGATGAAGAAAAGTATAGGAAAGTGTATGAAGATGTCATCAAACAGCTAGATAAAATGGAAAATGAACTGATACCACAAGTGAAAGTTGATGTCACTGAAATAGATTTCGGAACGGTGCGTTACTTAGAACTGCAAGTGAGGACTATCACTATAAAGAATATAGGCAAGCTGCCTGTCGAGTTTGAGTTTATAAAGAAACTAGACGAAACCAGCTTCTGTAAAGAATGGCTTATTGTGGAACCGtataaaaaatgcatttgTGCTGAAGAATCATGTGAAATTCAGCTAAAAGTACTCATAAATAAGACGTCGGCATGTAAGATTAATGCCGGCATTGACAAATTGTATGACATTTTAGTTTTACACTTATATGGTGgcaaagatatatttattacaatatacgGTACATACCAGAGGAGTTGTTTTGGTTGTTCTATTGAGGTGTTAGTTAACTTGAACATGCCTATAAGAGAAGTTGCTGTTGGTAAACTAATTGAGCTAGAGAACAAAAGGGATCAAACTGTGTCTAATCAATCAACTTACTCCATTCCTAAAGAGATTTGGTTTCTGGTTGACCACATCTATTTACATGGGTTGAAGGAaccaaatttatttgaacaacCCGGATTACATTCGGAAGTTTTACAAATAAGGGACTGGCTGGACACGGGCTCAGTTGAACCAATTCCGGGTAGCATCCACTCTGTCGCAGAAGCTTTACTTCTCCTACTGGAGAGCACGGCAGACCCTATAATACCTTATAATCTCCAATCGGTATGCCTAAGGGCTTCATCAAACTACCTGCAATGCAAACAGATAGTAATGGAGTTACCAGAGTTCAGGAAAAATGTATTCTTGTATTTGTGTGAGTTTCTGCAAGAAGCATTGCAACACAGCGCCGAAAATGGACTAGACGCGAAGACATTGTCCACGTTGTTTGGCGAGATATTCCTTAGGGACAACCCCAATCAAGTACAAGAGCCCCAAACGAGGATCAACAAGCAAGTGATAGACAAGAAAAAGGCACAATTTGTTCATCACTTCTTAATTAATGACCACAGCGACTTAATTTTTACAAGATAA
- the LOC106136881 gene encoding uncharacterized protein LOC106136881 yields MAGAPNDWQLECVKMKQRGAYLLQSGQWSDCTFLVGTEPNQVRIAGHKLILAMASPVFEAMFFGGMAERNDPIPILDVQPDAFKALLQYIYTENINISSFDKACELCYGAKKYMLPHLVKECTRYLWSDLYPKNACRAYEFARLFEENVLMEKCMQIISTNTKEVLTDSSFEEVELNTVIAVFSLDHLNVDSELDLFEAAVRYAKAQNRRHGDRSVSPVVENGPPSEKRAKSPAPSTSTEKVVNVESSPENSPEAPAEPCKAGETPVPGPSDDKPNKTDTTKDKTIRGAIEKIRFLTLTPQQFAEGPARSSLLTESEAFAVLMNILSSCSDVPMPSGFSTCRVPRKQLIGSAGSSSMATLTVDTPSPVLLEQVFGAEVSRAAHPLPHGRPARLDAPYSGVRMPNSAVDQPPVPLGQPLGQQLGQQLGQPLGQLVAQHVGPDAPCGRHAPDRKLYCQRGLVQHTDCLNTSVLDCSVTFMVDKNICLLGVQVPTQAPSDGSALCLGGGALGAPANTGYSELLYAHLLDADGARLTYTHYTNRVPYRHLLDIMFNRPVYIQRNKVYKVGIVFNKVGWYPMGTCAHQVEIESVFFNFGIGQSSDSVRDGLIRSIIFTY; encoded by the exons ATGGCGGGTGCACCGAATGACTGGCAATTGGAATGTGTGAAAATGAAGCAAAGGGGTGCTTACCTCCTTCAGTCGGGACAGTGGTCAGACTGTACGTTTCTGGTGGGCACCGAGCCCAACCAGGTCCGCATCGCAGGCCACAAGCTCATACTGGCGATGGCGTCGCCTGTCTTTGAAGCAATGTTCTTTGGAGGCATGGCTGAGAGGAATGATCCTATACCTATTTTGGATGTCCAGCCTGATGCTTTTAAGGCATTGCTTCA atacatatacaCCGAGAACATAAACATCAGCTCGTTCGACAAGGCTTGCGAGCTCTGCTATGGAGCCAAGAAGTACATGCTGCCACATCTAGTCAAGGAGTGCACACGTTACCTCTGGTCAGATCTGTACCCGAAGAATGCCTGTCGGGCGTACGAGTTTGCTAGGCTGTTTGAGGAAAATGTACTTATGGAGAAATGTATGCAG ATTATCAGCACGAACACAAAGGAGGTCCTCACCGACAGTAGTTTTGAGGAAGTGGAGTTAAACACGGTGATAGCGGTGTTCTCTCTAGACCATTTGAATGTGGACAGCGAATTGGATTTGTTCGAGGCAGCCGTCAG GTACGCCAAAGCGCAGAATAGGAGGCACGGAGACAGGAGTGTTAGTCCTGTGGTAGAAAACGGGCCGCCATCTGAGAAGAGAGCGAAGAGCCCTGCACCTTCAACTTCAACAGAAaag gtAGTGAATGTTGAAAGTAGCCCTGAGAACAGCCCCGAGGCGCCGGCGGAGCCCTGCAAGGCGGGGGAGACGCCCGTACCCGGACCTTCCGATGACAAACCTAATAAGACTg ATACAACAAAAGACAAGACAATACGCGGCGCAATAGAGAAGATTCGTTTTCTGACTTTGACACCCCAACAATTCGCCGAGGGTCCAGCTCGGTCTTCGCTCCTAACGGAGTCCGAGGCCTTCGCGGTCCTCATGAACATACTGTCCAGCTGTTCTGATGTGCCGATGCCCAGTGGCTTCTCAACGTGCCGAGTGCCGAGGAAACAGCTGATTGGCAGTGCTGGATCCTCAAGT ATGGCGACACTGACGGTGGACACGCCCAGCCCCGTGCTGCTGGAGCAGGTGTTCGGCGCGGAGGTGTCCCGCGCTGCGCACCCGCTGCCGCACGGCCGCCCCGCGCGACTAGACG CGCCGTACTCGGGCGTGCGCATGCCCAACAGCGCCGTCGACCAGCCGCCCGTACCGCTCGGCCAACCGCTCGGCCAACAGCTCGGCCAACAGCTCGGCCAACCGCTCGGCCAACTGGTCGCCCAACACGTCGGCCCGGACGCGCCGTGCGGCCGCCACGCGCCCGACAGGAAGCTGTACTGCCAGCGGGGTCTGGTGCAGCACACAGATTGTTTGAACACGAGTGTTTTGGATTGCTCCGTGACCTTTATGGTGGATAAGAATATCTGTTTGCTCGGTGTGCAG GTGCCCACTCAGGCGCCGAGCGACGGCAGCGCGCTGTGCCTGGGCGGCGGCGCCCTGGGCGCGCCCGCCAACACCGGCTACTCCGAGCTGCTGTACGCGCACCTGCTGGACGCGGACGGCGCCCGCCTCACCTACACGCACTACACCAACCGCGTGCCCTACAGGCATCTGCTGGACATCATGTTCAACCGGCCCGTTTATATACAGAGGAACAAG GTGTACAAAGTAGGTATAGTATTCAACAAAGTCGGCTGGTACCCGATGGGTACATGCGCGCACCAAGTGGAAATAGAATCGGTCTTCTTCAACTTCGGCATCGGCCAGAGCAGCGATTCGGTCCGTGACGGACTCATTCGGTCCATTATTTTCACGTACTAG
- the LOC106136883 gene encoding prolactin regulatory element-binding protein isoform X2, whose translation MSRNRCDGLLARVDFPLYTLQTLTNRHVLVAGGGGASNTGVANGFEIFEISHNGTRFVAEEVMRHETGPNVVMTCSVNNSQNRTYLTAGQESHCQLYKVNIRMVDPAEMRRGSFRAENGLVRRRRRTVSENDNISRTDSNSNTTEKRISFEIRPMDSVQTDFGNDPLQRIVRISHNGQLMATGGMDTKVRLWSFPRMELLFVLEGHSKELDDLDFSPCDKRLVSIGKDGLANVWSTSELREPILKITCQPPNGNKYLFRRCRFAPIEDKKGACRMFTIANPLARSGKQKGLLQLWEPADGALRRTVVVAESLSALAVRDDGRFVGVGTMFTGSVDVYIAFSLQRVLHVANAHMMFVTGLEFLPVRG comes from the exons ATGTCCCGGAACAGATGCGACGGGCTACTAGCCCGAGTGGATTTTCCACTGTATACATTACAAACGCTGACAAATCGTCATGTTTTGGTTGCTGGAGGTGGAGGAGCATCAAACACTGGCGTCGCCAATGGATTT gaaaTATTCGAAATATCTCATAATGGAACAAGGTTTGTCGCCGAAGAGGTGATGCGGCACGAGACGGGTCCTAACGTGGTTATGACGTGCTCTGTGAACAACAGCCAGAACCGTACGTACCTGACGGCAGGGCAGGAGAGCCACTGCCAGCTGTACAAGGTGAACATCCGCATGGTTGACCCGGCAGAGATGCGTCGAGGCAGCTTCCGGGCTGAGAATGGGCTTGTAAGGCGAAGAAGACGCACGGTTTCTGAGAATGATAATATTTCGAGGACAGACAGCAATAGTAACACTACAGAGAAGAGGATATCATTTGAGATAAGGCCTATGGATAGTGTACAGACTGATTTTGG CAATGATCCTCTCCAGCGAATAGTGCGGATCAGTCACAACGGACAGCTGATGGCCACGGGCGGTATGGACACCAAAGTGAGACTGTGGAGTTTCCCGCGCATGGAGCTCCTGTTCGTACTGGAGGGACACAGTAAAGAG cTGGACGATCTAGACTTCAGTCCATGCGATAAGCGGCTGGTTAGCATCGGCAAAGACGGCCTGGCGAACGTTTGGTCCACGAGCGAGCTGCGTGAGCCGATCTTGAAGATCACGTGCCAACCGCCCAATGGGAACAAGTATCTGTTTAGGAGGTGTAG ATTCGCCCCAATCGAGGACAAGAAGGGTGCCTGCCGCATGTTCACGATCGCGAACCCCCTCGCCCGCTCCGGCAAGCAGAAGGGGCTGCTGCAGCTGTGGGAGCCCGCGGACGGGGCGCTGCGGAGGACCGTGGTGGTGGCGGAGTCGCTGTCGGCGCTGGCCGTGAGGGACGACGGCCGCTTCGTGGGCGTCGGCACCATGTTCACCGGCTCCGTGGATGTTTATATCGCTTTCAGTTTGCAG